In Halobaculum magnesiiphilum, the following proteins share a genomic window:
- a CDS encoding HalOD1 output domain-containing protein, whose translation MDQSLVVEVVEAIAHAKGADRDEVDRPLQEFIDVDAIQLLASHDSASWTLSFELPNHNVTITSDGLVLVDGARENIWA comes from the coding sequence ATGGATCAATCTCTCGTTGTTGAGGTCGTTGAGGCGATTGCTCACGCAAAAGGTGCCGACCGTGATGAAGTCGATAGACCCCTTCAGGAGTTTATCGACGTAGATGCGATTCAGTTGTTGGCCTCCCATGACTCCGCGTCGTGGACACTATCGTTTGAACTCCCCAATCACAATGTAACAATCACAAGTGATGGACTCGTTCTCGTTGACGGTGCCCGAGAAAATATTTGGGCGTAA
- a CDS encoding antitoxin VapB family protein, whose amino-acid sequence MSTKPVRLDEDVYNRIKAHKRDDETFSEAIDRLIGGPSLRDLGGILDSDTVDTMREEIEAVEDDDAEEVEAVAERFE is encoded by the coding sequence ATGAGCACCAAGCCAGTTCGGCTGGATGAGGACGTGTATAATCGGATCAAGGCCCACAAACGGGACGACGAGACGTTTTCGGAAGCTATCGACCGGCTGATCGGGGGGCCGTCACTGCGAGATCTCGGGGGAATCCTCGATAGCGATACCGTCGATACGATGCGCGAGGAGATCGAGGCAGTCGAGGACGACGACGCTGAAGAGGTCGAAGCGGTCGCCGAGCGCTTCGAATGA
- a CDS encoding PIN domain-containing protein, which translates to MILDTAFILDLMDNLPEAHEKLDELETNGAVLKLSTMTLTELYIGIEAYAGEEEEREIRRILQGVPRVDMDPQIAEEAGRMIGRLDPSKYKRKKGDAVIAATTEVEGEVVVTRNVDDFERHGVPVESY; encoded by the coding sequence ATGATCCTCGATACCGCGTTTATTCTCGACTTGATGGACAACCTCCCGGAGGCACACGAGAAACTGGACGAGTTGGAGACGAACGGTGCCGTTTTGAAGCTCTCTACTATGACACTAACGGAGCTGTACATCGGCATCGAAGCGTACGCTGGGGAGGAGGAAGAGCGTGAGATACGTCGCATTCTGCAAGGAGTTCCACGTGTGGATATGGACCCGCAGATCGCTGAGGAGGCAGGTCGGATGATCGGTCGTCTGGACCCGTCGAAGTACAAGCGCAAGAAGGGCGACGCGGTGATCGCGGCAACCACCGAAGTGGAAGGTGAGGTAGTCGTTACGCGAAACGTCGACGATTTTGAACGCCACGGCGTGCCCGTCGAATCCTACTGA
- a CDS encoding alpha/beta hydrolase, producing MSVDNPTELEEQIESVQFPSKGLTLAGHLYTPDNPSSTPSPAIVIGHQTTAVKEQSPALYAQRLVEQGFIVLTFDAAYQGESEGEPHGLEDPFQRAEDFRSAVSYLTTREEVEPERIGVLGVCGSGGYVPFAAQTDHRMKAVATVSAVDLARYFREPDPEAFQKMVQQAGALRSEEAVGFPAKLVSALPEPEEVDDSTPQTVREFVDYYKTPRGHHPRATNKWVARSADLLDQFDAFADIDKIAPRPLLMIAGTEASTLPHSEDAINQAGENAELFTIEGATHVDLYDKDEYVSPAVEQLTEFFNQHLTNA from the coding sequence ATGTCAGTTGACAACCCAACTGAACTAGAAGAACAGATCGAGAGCGTCCAATTCCCGAGCAAGGGCCTGACGCTTGCCGGGCACCTCTACACTCCGGACAATCCATCTTCGACGCCGTCGCCGGCCATCGTGATCGGGCATCAAACGACCGCTGTCAAAGAACAGTCACCGGCCCTCTACGCCCAGCGGCTGGTCGAACAGGGATTCATCGTGCTCACGTTCGATGCAGCCTACCAAGGCGAAAGCGAGGGTGAGCCCCACGGCCTGGAAGATCCGTTCCAGCGCGCCGAAGACTTCCGCAGTGCCGTATCGTACCTAACGACCCGCGAGGAAGTCGAACCCGAGCGGATCGGGGTGCTCGGGGTCTGCGGATCGGGCGGATACGTCCCGTTCGCCGCACAGACTGACCACCGGATGAAGGCTGTGGCAACCGTCAGCGCAGTGGACCTTGCGCGATACTTCCGAGAGCCTGATCCCGAAGCCTTCCAGAAAATGGTCCAACAGGCGGGAGCGTTGCGTAGCGAGGAGGCCGTCGGCTTCCCCGCCAAGTTGGTCAGTGCATTGCCGGAACCGGAGGAAGTGGATGACTCGACTCCGCAGACCGTCCGTGAGTTTGTCGACTACTACAAGACACCCCGGGGACACCACCCCCGTGCGACCAACAAGTGGGTAGCCCGCAGCGCCGATCTGCTCGATCAGTTCGACGCGTTTGCCGACATCGACAAGATCGCTCCACGACCCCTTCTGATGATCGCCGGCACTGAAGCATCTACGCTGCCCCACAGTGAAGACGCGATCAACCAAGCCGGCGAGAACGCCGAACTCTTCACGATCGAGGGTGCGACGCACGTTGATCTCTATGACAAGGATGAGTACGTCTCCCCGGCAGTTGAGCAGCTGACCGAGTTCTTCAATCAGCATCTGACCAACGCCTGA
- a CDS encoding helix-turn-helix domain-containing protein encodes MNIVTEFIIDSPLLPLVSIPDTLEPDEIECVHALCLQSDVRTFTVRIDPDDDVSPENLSALDEILETTLLGDTSDGTVYQLTVELEESISEAFESEHIDATQLESTTITDNQWHEKKLFRDYESFNEFRQSCENNDISFELVSISSGPSVSDGIAESGLTDRQREALSLALSRGYYESPRKVTAQELAEELDISQPAMSSLLRRGERELLSASLGTNGQLNTLSV; translated from the coding sequence ATGAACATCGTCACTGAATTCATCATCGACTCGCCGTTGCTCCCGCTCGTCAGTATTCCGGACACACTGGAACCCGACGAAATAGAATGCGTTCACGCACTCTGTCTTCAGTCAGACGTACGGACGTTTACAGTACGGATCGACCCAGATGATGATGTTTCACCAGAGAATCTCTCTGCTCTGGATGAAATTCTAGAGACCACGTTACTCGGAGATACAAGCGACGGGACTGTCTACCAACTCACAGTCGAACTCGAGGAGTCGATATCTGAGGCGTTCGAGTCTGAGCATATTGACGCTACGCAACTGGAATCCACAACGATTACCGACAATCAGTGGCATGAAAAGAAGCTATTCAGAGACTACGAATCGTTTAACGAGTTCAGGCAAAGCTGCGAGAACAATGATATCTCGTTTGAACTTGTGTCTATTTCCTCCGGCCCATCGGTATCCGATGGCATCGCAGAGAGTGGTTTGACAGACCGACAGCGAGAAGCACTCTCTCTTGCGCTCTCTCGCGGATACTACGAGAGTCCACGGAAAGTCACGGCTCAAGAACTCGCCGAGGAACTCGATATTTCTCAACCTGCAATGTCAAGCCTCCTCCGCCGTGGGGAACGCGAACTTCTCTCCGCTTCGCTTGGCACAAACGGCCAGTTAAACACGCTTTCAGTCTAG